The following are encoded in a window of Qingrenia yutianensis genomic DNA:
- a CDS encoding MATE family efflux transporter, whose protein sequence is MKENKMGTMPMTKLIFSMSLPAMFSMLIQALYNIVDSIFVSFLGENALTAVSLVYPMQMLIISFAVGTGVGVNSLISRRLGEKEYDEASHAANHGLVLGFITWIIFALIGIFFTKPFISSMAKGASDVSADIINWGVDYMWVVMVFSFGVFIEVSIEKSIQATGNMLYPMIFQLIGAVINLIFDPIFIFGFGFIPAMGVKGAAIATVMGQIIAMFYALYIALKKDFHVKFTLKNFKFRLKTVKDIYVVGIPSIVMQSIASVLITFLNKILIVLTPTAVTVLGVYYKLQSFVFMPVFGLTQGVMPIMGYNYGARNRKRLVDAVKKGTIIAAVIMAVGTAIFSLFPRQLLMIFNAKPDMLEIGMPALRIISLNFIPAAIGIMFGTFFQAIGKGVYSLTVSFLRQIVLILPVAKFLSQFGVINVWFAFPIAESFSLIFCIFMYMNVYKKQIKTMQTSV, encoded by the coding sequence ATGAAAGAAAACAAAATGGGCACAATGCCCATGACAAAACTAATTTTTTCGATGTCACTGCCCGCAATGTTTTCAATGCTTATACAGGCGTTATACAACATTGTCGACAGTATCTTCGTATCGTTTCTCGGCGAAAATGCGCTCACCGCGGTATCGCTCGTATATCCAATGCAAATGCTTATAATCTCGTTCGCGGTCGGCACGGGCGTCGGCGTAAACTCGCTCATATCGCGCAGACTCGGCGAAAAAGAATATGACGAGGCGTCGCACGCGGCAAATCACGGGCTTGTCCTCGGCTTTATCACGTGGATAATTTTTGCGCTTATCGGAATTTTCTTCACAAAACCGTTCATATCGTCTATGGCAAAAGGCGCGTCGGACGTATCTGCCGACATCATCAACTGGGGAGTAGACTATATGTGGGTTGTAATGGTGTTCTCGTTCGGTGTGTTCATCGAAGTCAGCATCGAAAAATCAATCCAGGCGACGGGAAATATGCTCTACCCTATGATTTTTCAGCTTATCGGCGCGGTGATAAACCTTATTTTCGACCCGATTTTCATTTTCGGATTCGGCTTTATCCCTGCAATGGGCGTAAAAGGCGCGGCAATCGCAACGGTTATGGGGCAGATTATCGCAATGTTCTATGCGCTCTATATCGCGCTGAAAAAAGATTTCCACGTTAAATTTACGCTGAAAAACTTCAAATTCCGCTTAAAAACGGTCAAAGACATCTACGTTGTCGGCATACCGTCAATCGTTATGCAAAGCATAGCGTCGGTGCTGATAACTTTCTTAAACAAAATCCTTATCGTGCTCACACCCACGGCGGTTACGGTTCTCGGCGTTTACTACAAACTTCAGTCGTTTGTGTTTATGCCTGTTTTCGGACTTACACAGGGTGTTATGCCGATTATGGGTTACAACTACGGTGCTCGCAACCGCAAACGTCTTGTTGATGCGGTTAAAAAAGGCACAATTATCGCGGCGGTTATTATGGCTGTCGGAACGGCAATTTTCTCGCTTTTCCCAAGACAGCTTCTTATGATTTTCAACGCGAAACCCGATATGCTTGAAATCGGTATGCCGGCACTTCGCATAATTTCGCTCAACTTTATACCGGCGGCAATCGGCATAATGTTCGGCACGTTTTTCCAGGCAATCGGCAAGGGCGTTTATTCGCTCACGGTGTCGTTTCTGCGTCAGATTGTACTCATTCTGCCGGTCGCAAAGTTTTTGTCGCAGTTCGGCGTTATAAACGTTTGGTTTGCTTTCCCGATAGCAGAGTCGTTCTCGCTGATATTCTGTATATTTATGTATATGAACGTGTATAAAAAGCAAATCAAAACAATGCAAACTTCTGTATAA
- a CDS encoding S41 family peptidase, whose protein sequence is MTNKQKTVYTVLITAVLTFISSTVLYFALGSNIVYFLSNNQTADGIAKLNRIDKLVDKYFYGDIDKKEMQDWAYAGYLAGLDDPYTEYISSGEYDSFTETSTGNYTGIGVEVTKNGEETVISDIFEGTPAEKAGFLPNDIIKKIDGKDMAGKALSEVSSAIKEYAGKTFAVTVERGGKMIDINVEPGEIETVQVSGKMLDGGISYIRISMFEGHCAEQLKTALDNAKNSGAKGIIFDVRNNPGGALDIITNCVDQILDEGIILTVRDKNGKENVYKAKDKEKIDLPIVILTNAQTASAAEVFTSSLHDNGKAYTVGTKTYGKGVVQTIFDLGDKSIAKITTAKYFTPKNVCIDKIGLEPDKKVELDEKYKKMSVKYIPDGEDAQLITAVEVMKEKIK, encoded by the coding sequence ATGACTAACAAACAAAAAACAGTCTATACAGTGCTGATAACCGCAGTTTTGACGTTTATCTCGTCAACTGTTTTGTACTTTGCGCTCGGCAGTAATATTGTTTATTTTCTCTCAAATAACCAAACCGCCGACGGAATTGCAAAGCTGAACCGTATCGATAAGCTTGTGGATAAGTATTTTTACGGCGACATCGATAAAAAAGAAATGCAGGACTGGGCATATGCCGGCTATCTTGCAGGTCTTGACGACCCGTATACCGAATATATTTCGTCCGGCGAATACGATTCGTTTACCGAAACCAGCACAGGAAATTACACAGGCATCGGTGTTGAGGTGACGAAAAACGGCGAAGAAACGGTGATTTCGGACATTTTCGAGGGCACTCCTGCCGAAAAAGCAGGATTTTTGCCGAATGACATAATCAAAAAAATCGACGGCAAGGATATGGCCGGCAAAGCTCTTTCGGAGGTTTCGTCGGCAATTAAAGAATACGCAGGTAAAACTTTTGCCGTTACCGTTGAACGCGGCGGCAAAATGATTGACATAAATGTTGAGCCGGGCGAAATTGAAACGGTTCAGGTTTCGGGCAAAATGCTGGACGGCGGTATTTCGTACATCAGAATTTCTATGTTTGAAGGACACTGTGCGGAACAGCTTAAAACCGCGCTTGACAACGCAAAAAATTCGGGCGCAAAGGGAATTATTTTCGATGTCAGAAACAACCCCGGCGGTGCGCTCGATATTATCACAAACTGCGTCGACCAAATTCTCGACGAGGGAATAATTCTCACTGTCCGCGACAAAAACGGAAAGGAGAACGTCTATAAAGCGAAAGACAAAGAAAAAATTGATTTGCCGATTGTAATTCTCACAAACGCGCAGACCGCAAGCGCGGCGGAGGTTTTCACAAGCTCTCTGCACGACAACGGCAAGGCGTACACCGTCGGCACAAAAACCTACGGAAAAGGCGTTGTTCAAACGATTTTTGACCTCGGCGACAAGTCGATTGCAAAGATTACCACGGCGAAATATTTCACGCCGAAAAATGTTTGTATCGACAAAATCGGTCTTGAACCCGACAAAAAAGTCGAGCTTGACGAAAAATATAAAAAAATGTCGGTAAAATATATCCCCGACGGCGAAGACGCACAGCTTATCACCGCCGTGGAGGTTATGAAAGAAAAAATAAAATAG
- a CDS encoding murein hydrolase activator EnvC family protein has translation MMKKMQTRKILIKVCAWIALAAFAGLTILSAAMSSVYAAKSSSQIKKEMDAAKKEKSAAASQHEALDAEITKVSEKIHSLEVDIDANQVKIDQTAKELEEAEAKSAEQNESYITRVKYMIENGDQTYLEMLSTSSSLTDFLNRMEIVKMVSEYDKNLLDTLKATEEKIRTLKDDLDKTQATLNANKSSLESSKATLNTKIAQNEERQKKLESDIAAYQKAYEAAQKQEAAAWASAQAKVSTNTKFVGGRFGWPSASSTIITSQYGRRLHPVLGTYRGHAGIDIGAGYGTNVLAANDGTVIVAGYNSGGYGNYVIIDHGGGYTTLYGHNSSLCVSAGQKVTRGTVIAKCGSTGLSSGPHIHFEVRVNGSPVNPLPYVQK, from the coding sequence ATGATGAAAAAAATGCAGACAAGAAAAATTTTAATAAAAGTTTGCGCGTGGATTGCTCTTGCCGCGTTTGCGGGGCTTACCATTTTAAGCGCGGCAATGTCGTCGGTTTACGCGGCAAAATCGTCGTCGCAGATTAAAAAAGAAATGGACGCGGCAAAAAAAGAAAAAAGCGCGGCGGCGTCACAGCACGAGGCTTTGGACGCGGAAATCACAAAAGTTTCCGAAAAAATTCACTCGCTTGAAGTGGATATTGACGCAAACCAGGTGAAAATCGACCAAACCGCGAAAGAGCTCGAAGAAGCAGAGGCGAAAAGCGCCGAGCAAAACGAGTCGTACATAACGCGCGTCAAATATATGATTGAAAACGGCGACCAGACGTATCTTGAAATGCTTTCAACGTCGAGCTCGCTCACTGATTTTTTGAACAGAATGGAAATCGTCAAAATGGTGTCGGAATACGATAAAAACCTTTTGGACACATTAAAAGCGACGGAGGAGAAAATCCGCACGCTCAAAGACGATTTGGACAAAACACAGGCAACGCTCAACGCAAATAAATCAAGCCTTGAGTCCAGCAAAGCGACGCTAAATACGAAAATAGCGCAGAATGAGGAACGCCAGAAAAAGCTTGAATCGGACATCGCGGCATATCAGAAAGCCTATGAGGCGGCGCAGAAACAAGAGGCGGCGGCTTGGGCGAGCGCACAGGCAAAAGTTTCAACAAACACAAAATTCGTCGGCGGACGGTTCGGCTGGCCGTCAGCGTCGTCAACGATTATCACGTCGCAGTACGGCAGACGTCTGCACCCTGTTCTCGGTACATACCGCGGACACGCCGGCATTGACATCGGCGCAGGCTACGGCACAAACGTTCTCGCCGCAAACGACGGAACGGTTATCGTTGCCGGCTACAATTCGGGCGGTTACGGCAACTACGTAATCATCGACCACGGCGGCGGATACACCACGCTTTACGGTCACAACAGCTCGCTTTGCGTGTCGGCAGGACAGAAAGTTACGCGCGGAACAGTCATTGCAAAATGCGGTTCTACGGGACTTTCAAGCGGTCCGCACATTCACTTCGAGGTGCGCGTAAACGGTTCGCCCGTAAATCCGCTTCCGTACGTTCAGAAGTAA
- the ftsX gene encoding permease-like cell division protein FtsX: protein MLIRNLKRMFTDAVRSVVRNGFMSIASILVSVACLFVFGVFTMLTININYMGEQAANQCQIQVFVDESITDEAVINGIRDQIKKNQYVKDLTYQSGDDLFNEYVASIPKDQQAYFSGVPSSIISDIFKVTLTDISQTKSVADYIAKIDGVKSVKSFDKLTTNVQRITKTVRNISIWVVIIFAFISIFIISNTIKLTVHNRRKEINIMKYVGATDSFIRGPFVTEGMLVGFIAAVIAFFLTEYCYNSLLKFIGGSAVSGTTIIAFKTFSDMALIIAGGYLAIGIGLGAIGSAVSMRKYLKV from the coding sequence ATGTTAATTAGAAATTTAAAGAGAATGTTTACCGACGCGGTGCGCTCGGTTGTGCGCAACGGCTTTATGTCCATTGCGTCAATTCTCGTTTCGGTTGCGTGTCTTTTTGTGTTCGGCGTGTTCACAATGCTCACCATAAACATCAACTATATGGGCGAGCAGGCAGCAAACCAGTGCCAAATTCAGGTTTTTGTGGACGAGTCAATCACCGATGAGGCTGTTATAAACGGCATACGCGACCAAATAAAGAAAAATCAATATGTAAAAGACTTAACCTATCAGTCGGGCGACGACCTTTTCAACGAATATGTCGCAAGTATTCCAAAAGACCAGCAGGCATATTTTTCGGGCGTTCCGTCCAGCATTATAAGCGATATTTTTAAGGTTACGCTCACCGATATTTCGCAGACAAAATCGGTTGCGGACTACATTGCGAAAATCGACGGCGTAAAATCGGTTAAAAGCTTCGACAAACTCACGACAAACGTTCAGCGCATAACCAAAACCGTGCGCAACATTTCAATCTGGGTTGTAATAATTTTCGCATTTATAAGCATATTTATTATATCGAACACAATTAAACTCACCGTTCACAACCGACGAAAAGAAATCAACATTATGAAATACGTCGGCGCGACCGATTCGTTCATACGCGGGCCTTTCGTGACCGAGGGTATGCTGGTCGGCTTTATCGCGGCGGTTATCGCGTTTTTCCTCACCGAATACTGCTACAATTCGCTCCTTAAATTTATCGGCGGTTCGGCGGTTTCGGGAACGACAATTATCGCGTTTAAAACGTTCTCCGATATGGCTCTCATTATTGCCGGCGGATACCTCGCAATCGGCATAGGACTGGGCGCTATCGGCAGTGCGGTGTCTATGAGAAAATATTTGAAGGTGTAA
- the ftsE gene encoding cell division ATP-binding protein FtsE — MILFNNVSMVYENGTKALENINFYIDKGEFVFLVGSSAAGKSTIIKLIMRELVPSEGTIIINETNTSFLTHKQIPYFRRKIGVVFQDFRLLQNKNAYDNVAYAMEIVGASRREIRKNVPNVLSQVGLTAKAKMFPSQLSGGEQQRVALARAIVNSPAVLIADEPTGNLDPETTMEIMQILDDINKRGTTVVMATHAEKIVNMMQKRVIEVDHGAISRDEKKGGYNYVN; from the coding sequence TTGATTTTATTCAACAATGTGTCTATGGTTTATGAAAACGGCACAAAAGCGCTGGAAAACATAAACTTCTACATCGACAAGGGAGAATTTGTTTTTCTCGTAGGCTCGTCCGCCGCGGGAAAATCAACCATTATAAAGCTTATTATGCGTGAACTTGTGCCCTCTGAAGGCACAATCATCATAAACGAAACAAACACGTCGTTTCTCACGCACAAGCAAATTCCGTATTTCAGACGCAAAATCGGCGTGGTTTTCCAGGATTTCCGCCTTTTGCAGAACAAAAATGCGTATGACAACGTTGCGTATGCAATGGAAATAGTGGGTGCGTCGCGCCGTGAAATACGCAAAAACGTGCCGAACGTCTTATCGCAGGTAGGACTTACGGCAAAAGCAAAAATGTTCCCGTCACAGCTTTCGGGCGGCGAACAGCAGAGGGTTGCGCTTGCAAGGGCGATTGTAAACAGTCCGGCGGTGCTTATCGCGGACGAGCCTACCGGCAACCTTGACCCCGAAACCACAATGGAAATTATGCAGATTTTGGACGACATCAACAAACGGGGAACGACGGTCGTTATGGCAACACACGCGGAAAAAATCGTTAATATGATGCAAAAGCGCGTTATAGAGGTTGACCACGGCGCAATTTCCCGTGACGAGAAAAAGGGTGGCTACAATTATGTTAATTAG
- a CDS encoding PucR family transcriptional regulator — translation MNARFFQQLILQMKDVMNRHLGMITDGGFVISSKEGCISPNDLNCVLSFTEENTDTFTYNGFTYKPVLNMNKVDYIIFIQGDDTLAKNYINILQVSFSGVKSLYDDKHDRVNFIKNIILDNILSGDVLAKAAELHFPIEGKRAVYLIRSDKDTDFSSFEIIENMFPDKQNDFIVSIDQSSIVLVKSFPDDAENIVLEDIAHEIHNNLMSENLMKVTIGIGTLINNVREIARSFKEARVALEVGKVFDNEKSIISYDNLGIGRLIYQLPTTLCELFLSEVFKRGSIDDLDQEIVFTIQKFFENNLNVSETSRQLYVHRNTLVYRLDKIQKITGLDLRIFDEAIIFKVAMMVNKYLQSNAIRI, via the coding sequence GTGAACGCAAGATTTTTCCAGCAGCTTATTCTCCAGATGAAGGACGTAATGAACAGGCATCTCGGAATGATTACCGACGGCGGATTTGTTATTTCCAGCAAAGAGGGCTGCATTTCGCCCAACGACCTCAACTGCGTTTTGAGCTTCACCGAGGAAAACACGGACACATTCACTTACAACGGCTTTACATACAAGCCCGTGCTCAATATGAACAAGGTTGACTATATAATTTTCATTCAGGGCGACGACACGCTTGCAAAAAATTATATAAACATTCTTCAGGTCAGCTTTTCGGGCGTAAAATCGCTTTACGACGACAAGCACGACAGGGTTAACTTCATCAAAAACATCATTCTCGACAACATTTTGTCGGGTGATGTTTTGGCAAAAGCCGCCGAACTTCACTTCCCCATTGAGGGCAAAAGGGCGGTTTATCTTATCCGTTCGGACAAAGATACCGATTTTTCGTCGTTTGAAATTATCGAAAATATGTTTCCCGACAAGCAGAACGATTTTATCGTCAGCATAGACCAGTCGTCAATCGTGCTTGTAAAAAGCTTCCCCGACGACGCGGAAAACATTGTGCTTGAGGACATTGCGCACGAAATTCACAACAATCTTATGAGCGAAAATCTTATGAAGGTGACAATCGGCATAGGCACGCTTATAAACAACGTAAGAGAAATTGCGCGTTCGTTCAAAGAGGCACGCGTTGCGCTTGAAGTCGGCAAGGTTTTCGACAACGAAAAATCTATCATCAGCTACGACAATCTCGGCATAGGCCGTCTTATTTATCAGCTTCCCACAACGCTCTGCGAGCTTTTCTTAAGCGAGGTGTTCAAGCGCGGTTCAATCGACGATTTGGACCAGGAAATTGTGTTTACAATTCAGAAATTCTTTGAAAACAACCTTAACGTTTCCGAAACGTCAAGACAGCTTTACGTGCACAGAAACACACTTGTTTACCGTCTTGACAAAATCCAGAAAATCACGGGTCTTGACCTTCGTATTTTCGACGAGGCTATTATATTTAAAGTTGCGATGATGGTTAACAAATATTTGCAGTCGAATGCCATCAGAATTTGA